In a genomic window of Quercus lobata isolate SW786 chromosome 4, ValleyOak3.0 Primary Assembly, whole genome shotgun sequence:
- the LOC115986158 gene encoding uncharacterized protein LOC115986158, producing the protein MSRMFLVAKRLGYTRILTGQPSYHFIIDFIGHFELNWLIYLVGKDWNSEEGVRENTNGFDGNDYAKCLYTRLNNISFFFHYSIPPINSIADLENEPGLFISNKEKVFAEADAMARKNREKLPSGLPLINRDSLQPMLYPLRMRHVENKQD; encoded by the exons ATGTCAAGAATGTTCTTGGTGGCCAAGCGGCTAGGATACACGCGCATTCTCACCGGTCAGCCCAG TTATCACTTCATCATTGATTTCATTGGGCATTTTGAATTGAATTGGTTGATTTATCTTGTTGGAAAAGATTGGAATAGT GAAGAGGGTGTGAGAGAAAATACCAATGGCTTTGATGGCAATGACTATGCCAAA TGTCTGTACACTCGACTTAAtaatatatcttttttcttcCACTATTCTATTCCTCCTATCAACAG TATTGCCGACCTTGAAAATGAGCCTGGCCTATTTATATCAAACAAAGAG AAAGTATTTGCTGAGGCTGATGCAATGGCAAGGAAGAACAGGGAAAAGCTACCTTCTGGTTTGCCCCTCATAAATCGGGACTCCCTCCAACCAATGCTTTACCCTTTGAGAATGAG GCATGTGGAGAATAAGCAAGATTGA